Genomic DNA from Geovibrio ferrireducens:
CCAGATATTTTATCTTAGGCGAACCACCGAGGGACGAGTTTATGGTGTTGAACATTGTCTCCACATACTGGTTATACGCCTTGTACCTGCTGTGTATGGGTATTCCCTTGAAAAGCTGGCGCAGACGCAGACTGCCGTATGGGAGTGAGCCGGAGAAAATGCTTGTGTCGTCCTTAAGTATGTTTATGGATACGTTGCCGCTTGAGATATTGGCGAACAGAACACCCCTTTTCTCGTAGCTCTCAAAGTTTTTTATGTCGTTCTTAACGCCGATGTATTTTATGTATATCTCATCCGAAGGCTCAATAACATCAAGCTTAAGCCCTGTCTTGTTCATCACATGGTCTATGAGGAAATAGCGGTTGCGCGCCTCCCTCACTCCGCTGGTGCAGACGCATTTGTAGTTTTTCTTTATGCCGTACTCATCCAGCTTATGGCGGAACATCTGTAATATATTCGTTGCCTTGTAAACACTGTCCAGCGTTATGTAGCCCTTGGTGAAGGTGTCCTTGCCGAGACCGAGGGGCTTCACCAGAGTTTCCATTATCCGCTCCTGCCCTTCATTAAACTCGGAGATCTGCATGCGGAAAGCGCTGGCGCCTATGTTAATCGTTGCAAAAAGACCGTTTTTCATAGAATAGCCAGCTCCTTACCGCTTATCTCTTCCAGAAGGTCCTTTTTCATCTCGAACTTTTTCTTTTCAAGGGAAAGGTTGTACTCGGAAACAAGCTTAATCTCTATCTTCTTGGGCTTAACATGCACTTCCACATCCCTCACCAGAGACTTGTGCGATCTGTCCAGCCCGTCCGCAGCGCGGAGAACGGCGCTCATTGCCGCTGTTTTGTGCCGGTCGGCCTCGCCCATCATATTAAAAAGCCTGTGGGATGAGCGGGGCGGGCTCTTGCGGTGGTATCTGGCGATGTTGCCTATCATGTTTATTTCATCGTGGTTGTAGCCCATGAGGTCGGAGTTCATTATAAGGTACTGCGAATGTTTATGGTGCTTGGAGTATGAAATATAGTTGCCTATGTCATGCAGAAGGGAGGCAGCCTCAAGCACAGGCCAGTCGCTTTTTTCAAGACCGAGCTCAGCGTAAAGCCCGTCGAACATCTTTTTACAGAGCTTTGTCACCTGCCTTGCGTGGCGCTCCTCAAAGGTGAACTTGTTGCCTATCTCTATGAGTCTGGCATGGCGGATATTGTCCATATTCTGCTGAAAAGGGAGCTCAAGCCCCATCTTGTTTATGGTGTCTATGGTGAGTCCGCTTCTCAGTCCGCCGCTGAGGGTGTAGAGCCCTTCGCCGTCGGTCTCTTCCAGTACGGCATCCACCTGCATGGCGGCAGCCAGAATAATATCCGCCCTTTTCTCCTCCATGCCGGGAATCTGTATGCGCTCACTCATGGTTTTATTTTTTATATCATTTATCAGCTTTTTGAGGTGCTTACGCTCAAGGTATTTTACTGTTCTGTCAGCCCTCTGGCCGCCTGTCAGGTAATGGATTGTGGAAAGGTTGCCCATTGAGCCGCCGGTGCAGATAACCAGATCGATGGATTTGGGCAGCTTTAACCTGCGAACCTCTTTCACAAGGAAATCCTTCAATGTCTGGTACTCTGAGTTGGTCACAGGGTCGTTTTTGAAAAACATTTTGGTCAGCCTGTTGCAGCCCAGCTCCACACTGTGCGCTTTTTCAAGCCTTCCTCTGTTCACAATGGAATATTCCGCGCTGCCGCCGCCTATATCCAGCACAAGGGCGTGGTACTTGCTTATCTCAAAATTTGCCGAAGCAGCGATGAAGGTATAGCGCGCCTCCTCCTCGCCGCTGATTATCTCAACGCCGAAGCCGCAGGTGTCCATCACCTTCTGAATAACTTCGCTGTAGTTTGATGCCGCCCTGAATGAGGCTGTTGCCACAGCCCGGATCTGGTGCACCTTCCAGTTGTCTATTATTGCGCGCACCTCTTTCAGGCTCTGCAAAAGTCTGGCGAGGGCGGGCTCTGTAATCATTCCGGACTCGAACACCTCATCGCCGAGGCGCACTGATTCCTTGTATTCTTCAAGAACCCTGTAGCTCTTATCCTTAACCTGTGAAACCTGGAGGCGGACAGTGTTGCTTCCTATGTCCACCACGGCTATGTTTATTCCGTTTCCTAACATTGATACAGCTACCCCGGAATTACGAAATTTGTATGAGTCACATTACATTACAATACCAGTGTTTGTAACCATTTTAAGACGATTTTACAAAATATTTACAATTTCCCGCCAGATATTAGCATAAGCATCAGCCGCTTTGCTTTTCGGACTGAACACGCCTACCGGGGCGCGGTGAAGCCCCATTTTCTCAACCTCTGCGGAATAAGGCACATGGTTTTCAAGAAGCTTTACCCCCTCAAACTCAGTGCTGTCCATCACTTCACGGTGTATTTTTTTGCGTCTGTCAGCCATGGAGAAAAACAGAGCGGTTGTGACATCCTTCATTTTGTTCTCTTTCAGGAAATCAAGGAGCATTCCGCAGGTGCGGAGCGAAAGAACAGTGGGAATGAGGGGAACCGCCAGCACATCGGCAGCTTTCATAATACCTTCCGAGAGAAGGGTGATTCCCGGCGGCGCGTCAGCTATGGCAAGGTCGTAGTCCCCGCTTACGCTCCTGAACATGTCACGGACGGCTTTTTTCGGCTTATCCGCCGCATCCAGAAAAAGATCCATGTTCCGGCAGGAGAAATCAGCAGGAATTATATCAAGATTCTCAAAATCAGTGGCTTTTATCTCCGCCTCAAGGTCGCTTTTCCCCTGAACAGCCTTCTTCATGCTTTTGTTCAGCTTCGGCTTGACGCGGAAATAGAAAGTGGAGGCCGCCTGCGGGTCAAAGTCCCAGAGAAGCGTCCGCATTCCGCTCTGCGCCGCACAGTAAGCCAGATTCACCGCCGCCGCAGTTTTGCCCACCCCGCCCTTTATACTGTAAACCGCCATTATCTTCATCAGCCAGCTCCGTGTTTTTTATTTCAGCATTTCATTTATAAGTCCGCGTGTTTTTGCAGAGACAAAATCCTCAATCAGTTCAAGGCATTTTTCCCGTTCCGCCTTTTGAAGCTCATCCAGATAACGCGCAAGATAACCTGACGCAAGGGACATACTGACAGGCTTTTTAAGCCTTTTTGCAGCCTCTTCGGTATAGTACATCAGCTTTTCACGCTGAACCTCATAATCCTGATGAGCGCCCAGAGCATCCTGAAGCCTTTTCAGCCTTTTGGTGACTCCGTCCGCAGCCTTCTCCGGGAAAATAGTCCTGAAAAATTCAAGAGCATAACGCAGCTTTTTGCAGCCTATGCGCACCCTGTGAATCTCCTCCGCCGGGCTCTCCCCGTGCAGATCCCGCCCTTCCTTATATATTCTGCCGTATGCTTTTTTTATCACTTCCGCAGCGGAATCCCGGACACTGCGTCTGCCCTCTTCCGTGTGTGTTTCATGGGAGAGAAAGCTTCTCCATTCCGCTTTCAGGTCAGCATACTCCGCTGAACCCAGAAGAGACACAATCCGCTCATGCTCTTTTTTCCGTGAGCGTGCCAGATACTTCTCCACCGGCATCAAATCATCACGCATATCATCCGGCAGAAGGGTTCTGTATTCCTGTATTTTTCTGAGATAAACATCCAGATCACGGGCAGAATTTGTGCGGGAAAAGAGCTCGGAAAGCTTTGTCCGGAAATATGCATGCTCCTCCGGCGGAAAAACACCCTTAAACATTGTAAAGGCTGAGCGTGAACGCCTCAGTGCCACCCTGAAATCATGGAGAAACTCAGAGTCGAGCCCCTCAGCCGCCCCTGCTTCGTTCTGTTCCATAATATTGAGCAGTTTCAGGAGAATATCCCTCAGAACATCCGCAACGGGTGCATCAGGTGCGCAGTCAGCCTCTGCTGATGTGCTGTATGCACCGGGTCTGAGGCCTGATTTCCTCAGGGCATGGACAATGGGGGATCTGAGAGTTCTCTTTCCTCCCTGATCCTCCAAGGCGGCCTGAACCATAGCCCCTTCTCTGTCATAGCCTTTCAGCGGCATAAGTTCCGCGAATAAGCATGAGAAATCATTGATGCTAACAGTGCTCAGCCTTATACGGCAGATAGTTTTGCCGTCCTCATTGATGATGCCGAAGCAGTCTGTTTTTATCGCACACTGCGCTTTTATCTCCAGAATCCGGGGGCTGGTGTTCATCCGCACCAGTTCACGGAGCTTGCCTTCGGGTATATCTTCATAGTTTTTCGGCGCGGACACAGCCTCCGCACTGACTGTTTTTCCGTTTCTGTAAAGCCTTAAAAAAGAGCCGGAAAAGAAGAGAACACATTCCGCCTGCCAGAGCAGCCAGTCAAACGTATCCAGCAGAAAGCCGGATTCCTCCGCGCCGCTCTTAACGGCCTCGTCTCCAAGGCTCCAGCCGGTAAAGCTTTGCAGTTCATCCGGTGAAAAGGATTTAAGAACAAAAATATTATTCTTCAAAATATCAGCCTCAGTCAGTCAGCAGTTTCTGCTGTATG
This window encodes:
- a CDS encoding CHAD domain-containing protein, encoding MKNNIFVLKSFSPDELQSFTGWSLGDEAVKSGAEESGFLLDTFDWLLWQAECVLFFSGSFLRLYRNGKTVSAEAVSAPKNYEDIPEGKLRELVRMNTSPRILEIKAQCAIKTDCFGIINEDGKTICRIRLSTVSINDFSCLFAELMPLKGYDREGAMVQAALEDQGGKRTLRSPIVHALRKSGLRPGAYSTSAEADCAPDAPVADVLRDILLKLLNIMEQNEAGAAEGLDSEFLHDFRVALRRSRSAFTMFKGVFPPEEHAYFRTKLSELFSRTNSARDLDVYLRKIQEYRTLLPDDMRDDLMPVEKYLARSRKKEHERIVSLLGSAEYADLKAEWRSFLSHETHTEEGRRSVRDSAAEVIKKAYGRIYKEGRDLHGESPAEEIHRVRIGCKKLRYALEFFRTIFPEKAADGVTKRLKRLQDALGAHQDYEVQREKLMYYTEEAAKRLKKPVSMSLASGYLARYLDELQKAEREKCLELIEDFVSAKTRGLINEMLK
- a CDS encoding Ppx/GppA phosphatase family protein produces the protein MLGNGINIAVVDIGSNTVRLQVSQVKDKSYRVLEEYKESVRLGDEVFESGMITEPALARLLQSLKEVRAIIDNWKVHQIRAVATASFRAASNYSEVIQKVMDTCGFGVEIISGEEEARYTFIAASANFEISKYHALVLDIGGGSAEYSIVNRGRLEKAHSVELGCNRLTKMFFKNDPVTNSEYQTLKDFLVKEVRRLKLPKSIDLVICTGGSMGNLSTIHYLTGGQRADRTVKYLERKHLKKLINDIKNKTMSERIQIPGMEEKRADIILAAAMQVDAVLEETDGEGLYTLSGGLRSGLTIDTINKMGLELPFQQNMDNIRHARLIEIGNKFTFEERHARQVTKLCKKMFDGLYAELGLEKSDWPVLEAASLLHDIGNYISYSKHHKHSQYLIMNSDLMGYNHDEINMIGNIARYHRKSPPRSSHRLFNMMGEADRHKTAAMSAVLRAADGLDRSHKSLVRDVEVHVKPKKIEIKLVSEYNLSLEKKKFEMKKDLLEEISGKELAIL
- a CDS encoding ParA family protein; its protein translation is MKIMAVYSIKGGVGKTAAAVNLAYCAAQSGMRTLLWDFDPQAASTFYFRVKPKLNKSMKKAVQGKSDLEAEIKATDFENLDIIPADFSCRNMDLFLDAADKPKKAVRDMFRSVSGDYDLAIADAPPGITLLSEGIMKAADVLAVPLIPTVLSLRTCGMLLDFLKENKMKDVTTALFFSMADRRKKIHREVMDSTEFEGVKLLENHVPYSAEVEKMGLHRAPVGVFSPKSKAADAYANIWREIVNIL